CCCCCAGCCCCCCAGCCCCCAGCCCCCATTTTTTCATCTTTCCCAATACCCATAAAATTTTTTATCTGTCTGAGAATAATTAGCTTGCAATCCACTACAATTTTCGTACATTTGTAAGCTTAACTTAAGCATATGCATAAGCTATGAGGAATACCGGTGAACTGATTTCATCCATCGAAGAGAAAGTCAGGATTGTTACCGGAAAGCTTCATGAAATGAATGCCCGATGCGAAGAGTTGGCAAATGAAAAATCAGCTTTGCTTAATACAATAGCTGAACAGGAAAAAATCATTAACGAATTAAAAAAAAGAATAGAGACCATAAAAATAGCAAAAGCGTTAGAAAGCACAGAGGGAAAAACTGAAGCACGTTCTAAAATTGACGGGATTTTGCGGGAAATTGACAAATGTTTGGGATTATTGAACAGGTAAAGTTCCTGGTGTGATACAAAAATCAATGGAAAATTTAAGCATAACTGTTAAGATTGCAGAAAGGACTTTCCGGTTAAAGATAAGTCCGGATGAAGAGGAAAGGATCAGAACAGCAGCAAAGTTAATTAATGAAAAAATAAAGGATTATTCAAACTCATACGCCTATCATGACATGCAGGATTTGTTATCCATGGTTGTTTTGCAATTTGCCGTAAAAACGGTTCAATGCGAAGAAAAACTGTCAACCGTGGATGATGTATGGGGAGAAAGGCTTGAGGCCATTGACAAAGTTTTATCAGATCACACACAATAATTTGATACGTTCTTTGAAAGAAATAAACAATATACCCGCATTAATCGGAACAGTTTAAAAACTCAACATTATAAACATTAGGGGTAATGCTCATCGTTCACTAGAACAGGCCTCAATCCGGCTTGCCGGATTTCGCAACCGCGGACGGTGGAAGTTCGACGGAACAGGCGTCCCTAAACGTGTCATCTGGGGTTTTTTATAGCTCCTGCCGGTTAATGCGGTTTTTTTTTCCCTCCTGCTATTCGGTCTGTATGTGAACCATTTGATTAA
This sequence is a window from Bacteroidota bacterium. Protein-coding genes within it:
- a CDS encoding cell division protein ZapA; translation: MENLSITVKIAERTFRLKISPDEEERIRTAAKLINEKIKDYSNSYAYHDMQDLLSMVVLQFAVKTVQCEEKLSTVDDVWGERLEAIDKVLSDHTQ